The Desmodus rotundus isolate HL8 chromosome 3, HLdesRot8A.1, whole genome shotgun sequence genome includes a region encoding these proteins:
- the RNF207 gene encoding RING finger protein 207 isoform X3 produces the protein MSGAIFAPLEGPGALDAASGHPLVCPLCHAQYERPCLLDCFHHFCAGCLRGRAADGRLACPLCQHQTVVKGPSGLPPVDRLLQFLVDSSGDGLEVVHCANCDLECSKQDSETTYFCNTCGQPLCARCREETHRARMFERHDIVALGQHSRDMLQKCTLHTEPYIMFSTDKKSLLCIRCFRDMQGESRAHCVDLESAYVQGCERLQQAVLAVKALQTATREAIVLLQAMVEEVRCSAAEEEAAIHSLFGSIQDRLAERKALLLQAVQSQYEEKDKAFKEQLSHLATLLPTLQVHLVICSSFLSLANKAQFLDLGYELIERLQGIAAQPHRLQPAQSSKIISDHRAEFSRCLEPLLLPPPGAHWAAGAGGSPNTLAGDSGPKGLGVPSCPSPVGKMLGPPVQKPTLHRSISTKVLLAEGEETPFMEHCRHFEDSYRHLQAETQSLKDQVQELHRDLTKHHSLIKAEIMGDILRKALQVDARIAAQCASVEGMRALFQEMWEESYQRVANEQEIYEAQLRDLVQLKQENACLTAITKHITPYVRSIAKVKERLEPRLQAPVGEESEHLQNVREDGTGDETQARGDPVCATDEREQTPELRGSGRTPNSLPEEPTLKIKDPHRPKPRNGGDGPPRREHPT, from the exons ATGTCGGGAGCGATCTTCGCGCCCCTGGAGGGCCCAGGCGCCCTGGACGCTGCGAGCGGCCACCCGCTCGTGTGCCCGCTGTGCCACGCGCAGTACGAGCGCCCCTGCCTGCTAGACTGCTTCCACCACTTCTGCGCCGGCTGCCTGCGCGGCCGCGCCGCCGACGGCCGCCTCGCCTGCCCGCTGTGCCA ACACCAGACGGTGGTGAAGGGCCCCAGTGGGCTCCCTCCGGTGGACCGGCTGCTTCAGTTCCTGGTGGACAGCTCGGGGGACGGCCTGGAGGTGGTGCACTGTGCCAACTGTGACCTGGAGTGCAGCAAGCAG GACTCCGAGACCACATACTTCTGCAACACGTGCGGGCAGCCGCTGTGCGCACGCTGCCGCGAAGAGACACACCGGGCACGCATGTTCGAGCGCCATGACATCGTGGCCCTGGGCCAGCACAGCCGAGACATGCTCCAGAAGTGCA CGCTGCACACCGAGCCCTACATCATGTTCTCCACTGACAAGAAGTCGCTGCTGTGCATCCGCTGCTTCCGGGACATGCAGGG GGAGAGCCGAGCCCACTGCGTGGACCTTGAGTCAGCCTACGTGCAGGGCTGTGAGCGGCTGCAGCAGGCGGTGCTG GCCGTGAAGGCCCTGCAGACAGCCACACGGGAGGCCATTGTGCTGCTGCAGGCAATGGTGGAGGAGGTGCGGTGCAGCGCGGCAGAGGAGGAAGCCGCCATCCACTCCCTGTTCGGCAGCAtacag GACAGACTGGCTGAGAGGAAAGCGCTGCTGCTGCAGGCTGTGCAGAG ccagtaTGAGGAGAAGGACAAGGCCTTCAAGGAGCAGCTCTCCCACTTGGCCACCCTGCTGCCCACGCTGCAG GTTCACCTGGTCATCTGCTCCTCCTTCCTCAGCCTGGCCAACAAGGCCCAGTTCCTGGACCTGGGCTAC GAGCTGATCGAGAGGCTGCAGGGCATCGCTGCACAGCCGCATCGCCTCCAGCCAGCACAGAGCAGCAag ATCATCAGCGACCACCGCGCCGAGTTCTCCCGCTGCCTGGAaccgctgctgctgccgccgcctgGGGCTCACTGGGCAGCAGGTGCTGGTGGCAGCCCCAACAC GTTAGCAGGGGACTCAGGCCCCAAGGGGCTGGGGGTGCCCAGCTGCCCTTCCCCAGTGGGGAAGATGTTGGGGCCACCAGTCCAGAAGCCCACGCTGCACCGGTCCATCAGCACCAAGGTGCTGCTGGCAGAGGGGGAGGAAACGCCCTTCATGGAGCACTGCCGCCACTTTGAGGACTCCTACCGG CACCTGCAGGCCGAGACGCAGAGCCTGAAGGACCAGGTGCAGGAGCTGCACCGGGACCTCACCAAGCACCACTCGCTCATCAAGGCCGAGATCATGGGTGACATCCTGCGCAAGGCCCTGCAGGTCGACGCACGGATCGCCGCGCAGTGCGCGTCCGTGGAGGGCATGAGAGCCCTCTTTCAGGAG ATGTGGGAGGAATCCTACCAGCGGGTGGCTAACGAGCAGGAGATTTATGAAG CCCAGCTCCGTGACCTTGTCCAGCTGAAGCAGGAGAACGCCTGCCTGACCGCCATCACCAAGCACATCACACCCTACGTCCGCTCCATCGCCAAGGTGAAGGAGCGGCTGGAGCCCAG GCTTCAGGCACCCGTGGGCGAGGAGTCTGAGCATCTGCAAAACGTGCGTGAGGACGGCACAGGCGACGAGACCCAGGCCAG GGGTGACCCAGTGTGCGCCACGGACGAAAGAGAGCAGACCCCGGAGCTGAGAGGAAGCGGCCGTACCCCGAATAGCCTCCCAGAAGAGCCCACACTGAAAATCAAAGATCCTCACAGGCCCAAACCAAGAAACGGGGGCGACGGCCCCCCGCGGAGGGAGCACCCCACTTAG
- the RNF207 gene encoding RING finger protein 207 isoform X1, whose translation MSGAIFAPLEGPGALDAASGHPLVCPLCHAQYERPCLLDCFHHFCAGCLRGRAADGRLACPLCQHQTVVKGPSGLPPVDRLLQFLVDSSGDGLEVVHCANCDLECSKQDSETTYFCNTCGQPLCARCREETHRARMFERHDIVALGQHSRDMLQKCTLHTEPYIMFSTDKKSLLCIRCFRDMQGESRAHCVDLESAYVQGCERLQQAVLAVKALQTATREAIVLLQAMVEEVRCSAAEEEAAIHSLFGSIQEVTLSGSGMQEGGPLAQADPGQAAAQASAPGVAGAQGSGRELGGGPQPAAACPSQDRLAERKALLLQAVQSQYEEKDKAFKEQLSHLATLLPTLQVHLVICSSFLSLANKAQFLDLGYELIERLQGIAAQPHRLQPAQSSKIISDHRAEFSRCLEPLLLPPPGAHWAAGAGGSPNTLAGDSGPKGLGVPSCPSPVGKMLGPPVQKPTLHRSISTKVLLAEGEETPFMEHCRHFEDSYRHLQAETQSLKDQVQELHRDLTKHHSLIKAEIMGDILRKALQVDARIAAQCASVEGMRALFQEMWEESYQRVANEQEIYEAQLRDLVQLKQENACLTAITKHITPYVRSIAKVKERLEPRLQAPVGEESEHLQNVREDGTGDETQARGDPVCATDEREQTPELRGSGRTPNSLPEEPTLKIKDPHRPKPRNGGDGPPRREHPT comes from the exons ATGTCGGGAGCGATCTTCGCGCCCCTGGAGGGCCCAGGCGCCCTGGACGCTGCGAGCGGCCACCCGCTCGTGTGCCCGCTGTGCCACGCGCAGTACGAGCGCCCCTGCCTGCTAGACTGCTTCCACCACTTCTGCGCCGGCTGCCTGCGCGGCCGCGCCGCCGACGGCCGCCTCGCCTGCCCGCTGTGCCA ACACCAGACGGTGGTGAAGGGCCCCAGTGGGCTCCCTCCGGTGGACCGGCTGCTTCAGTTCCTGGTGGACAGCTCGGGGGACGGCCTGGAGGTGGTGCACTGTGCCAACTGTGACCTGGAGTGCAGCAAGCAG GACTCCGAGACCACATACTTCTGCAACACGTGCGGGCAGCCGCTGTGCGCACGCTGCCGCGAAGAGACACACCGGGCACGCATGTTCGAGCGCCATGACATCGTGGCCCTGGGCCAGCACAGCCGAGACATGCTCCAGAAGTGCA CGCTGCACACCGAGCCCTACATCATGTTCTCCACTGACAAGAAGTCGCTGCTGTGCATCCGCTGCTTCCGGGACATGCAGGG GGAGAGCCGAGCCCACTGCGTGGACCTTGAGTCAGCCTACGTGCAGGGCTGTGAGCGGCTGCAGCAGGCGGTGCTG GCCGTGAAGGCCCTGCAGACAGCCACACGGGAGGCCATTGTGCTGCTGCAGGCAATGGTGGAGGAGGTGCGGTGCAGCGCGGCAGAGGAGGAAGCCGCCATCCACTCCCTGTTCGGCAGCAtacag GAGGTGACACTCTCTGGCAGTGGGATGCAGGAAGGAGGGCCTCTGGCTCAGGCAGACCCTGGACAGGCTGCAGCGCAAGCCAGCGCACCAGGTgtggctggggcccaggggagcGGGAGAGAGCTGGGAGGCGGCCCCCAGCCGGCAGCAGCCTGTCCCTCCCAGGACAGACTGGCTGAGAGGAAAGCGCTGCTGCTGCAGGCTGTGCAGAG ccagtaTGAGGAGAAGGACAAGGCCTTCAAGGAGCAGCTCTCCCACTTGGCCACCCTGCTGCCCACGCTGCAG GTTCACCTGGTCATCTGCTCCTCCTTCCTCAGCCTGGCCAACAAGGCCCAGTTCCTGGACCTGGGCTAC GAGCTGATCGAGAGGCTGCAGGGCATCGCTGCACAGCCGCATCGCCTCCAGCCAGCACAGAGCAGCAag ATCATCAGCGACCACCGCGCCGAGTTCTCCCGCTGCCTGGAaccgctgctgctgccgccgcctgGGGCTCACTGGGCAGCAGGTGCTGGTGGCAGCCCCAACAC GTTAGCAGGGGACTCAGGCCCCAAGGGGCTGGGGGTGCCCAGCTGCCCTTCCCCAGTGGGGAAGATGTTGGGGCCACCAGTCCAGAAGCCCACGCTGCACCGGTCCATCAGCACCAAGGTGCTGCTGGCAGAGGGGGAGGAAACGCCCTTCATGGAGCACTGCCGCCACTTTGAGGACTCCTACCGG CACCTGCAGGCCGAGACGCAGAGCCTGAAGGACCAGGTGCAGGAGCTGCACCGGGACCTCACCAAGCACCACTCGCTCATCAAGGCCGAGATCATGGGTGACATCCTGCGCAAGGCCCTGCAGGTCGACGCACGGATCGCCGCGCAGTGCGCGTCCGTGGAGGGCATGAGAGCCCTCTTTCAGGAG ATGTGGGAGGAATCCTACCAGCGGGTGGCTAACGAGCAGGAGATTTATGAAG CCCAGCTCCGTGACCTTGTCCAGCTGAAGCAGGAGAACGCCTGCCTGACCGCCATCACCAAGCACATCACACCCTACGTCCGCTCCATCGCCAAGGTGAAGGAGCGGCTGGAGCCCAG GCTTCAGGCACCCGTGGGCGAGGAGTCTGAGCATCTGCAAAACGTGCGTGAGGACGGCACAGGCGACGAGACCCAGGCCAG GGGTGACCCAGTGTGCGCCACGGACGAAAGAGAGCAGACCCCGGAGCTGAGAGGAAGCGGCCGTACCCCGAATAGCCTCCCAGAAGAGCCCACACTGAAAATCAAAGATCCTCACAGGCCCAAACCAAGAAACGGGGGCGACGGCCCCCCGCGGAGGGAGCACCCCACTTAG
- the RPL22 gene encoding large ribosomal subunit protein eL22: protein MAPMKKLVAKGGKKKKQVLKFTLDCTHPVEDGIMDAANFEQFLQERIKVNGKAGNLGGGVVTIERSKSKITVTSEVPFSKRYLKYLTKKYLKKNNLRDWLRVVANSKESYELRYFQINQDEEEEEDED from the exons ATGGCTCCTATG aaaaagctTGTGGCGAAGGGGGGCAAAAAAAAGAAGCAGGTTCTGAAGTTCACCCTCGACTGTACCCACCCAGTAGAAGATGGAATCATGGATGCTGCCAATTTT GAGCAGTTCCTTCAGGAGAGAATCAAAGTGAACGGAAAAGCTGGGAACCTTGGAGGAGGGGTTGTAACCATCGAAAGGAGCAAGAGTAAGATCACTGTAACTTCTGAGGTGCCATTCTCCAAAAG GTATTTGAAATATCtcaccaaaaaatatttgaagaagaatAACCTGCGTGACTGGTTGCGTGTAGTCGCTAACAGCAAAGAGAGCTACGAATTGCGTTACTtccagataaaccaggatgaagaagaggaggaagatgaggattAA
- the RNF207 gene encoding RING finger protein 207 isoform X4 codes for MTSWPWASTAETCSRSAVSAAALHTEPYIMFSTDKKSLLCIRCFRDMQGESRAHCVDLESAYVQGCERLQQAVLAVKALQTATREAIVLLQAMVEEVRCSAAEEEAAIHSLFGSIQEVTLSGSGMQEGGPLAQADPGQAAAQASAPGVAGAQGSGRELGGGPQPAAACPSQDRLAERKALLLQAVQSQYEEKDKAFKEQLSHLATLLPTLQVHLVICSSFLSLANKAQFLDLGYELIERLQGIAAQPHRLQPAQSSKIISDHRAEFSRCLEPLLLPPPGAHWAAGAGGSPNTLAGDSGPKGLGVPSCPSPVGKMLGPPVQKPTLHRSISTKVLLAEGEETPFMEHCRHFEDSYRHLQAETQSLKDQVQELHRDLTKHHSLIKAEIMGDILRKALQVDARIAAQCASVEGMRALFQEMWEESYQRVANEQEIYEAQLRDLVQLKQENACLTAITKHITPYVRSIAKVKERLEPRLQAPVGEESEHLQNVREDGTGDETQARGDPVCATDEREQTPELRGSGRTPNSLPEEPTLKIKDPHRPKPRNGGDGPPRREHPT; via the exons ATGACATCGTGGCCCTGGGCCAGCACAGCCGAGACATGCTCCAGAAGTGCAGTGAGTGCGGCAG CGCTGCACACCGAGCCCTACATCATGTTCTCCACTGACAAGAAGTCGCTGCTGTGCATCCGCTGCTTCCGGGACATGCAGGG GGAGAGCCGAGCCCACTGCGTGGACCTTGAGTCAGCCTACGTGCAGGGCTGTGAGCGGCTGCAGCAGGCGGTGCTG GCCGTGAAGGCCCTGCAGACAGCCACACGGGAGGCCATTGTGCTGCTGCAGGCAATGGTGGAGGAGGTGCGGTGCAGCGCGGCAGAGGAGGAAGCCGCCATCCACTCCCTGTTCGGCAGCAtacag GAGGTGACACTCTCTGGCAGTGGGATGCAGGAAGGAGGGCCTCTGGCTCAGGCAGACCCTGGACAGGCTGCAGCGCAAGCCAGCGCACCAGGTgtggctggggcccaggggagcGGGAGAGAGCTGGGAGGCGGCCCCCAGCCGGCAGCAGCCTGTCCCTCCCAGGACAGACTGGCTGAGAGGAAAGCGCTGCTGCTGCAGGCTGTGCAGAG ccagtaTGAGGAGAAGGACAAGGCCTTCAAGGAGCAGCTCTCCCACTTGGCCACCCTGCTGCCCACGCTGCAG GTTCACCTGGTCATCTGCTCCTCCTTCCTCAGCCTGGCCAACAAGGCCCAGTTCCTGGACCTGGGCTAC GAGCTGATCGAGAGGCTGCAGGGCATCGCTGCACAGCCGCATCGCCTCCAGCCAGCACAGAGCAGCAag ATCATCAGCGACCACCGCGCCGAGTTCTCCCGCTGCCTGGAaccgctgctgctgccgccgcctgGGGCTCACTGGGCAGCAGGTGCTGGTGGCAGCCCCAACAC GTTAGCAGGGGACTCAGGCCCCAAGGGGCTGGGGGTGCCCAGCTGCCCTTCCCCAGTGGGGAAGATGTTGGGGCCACCAGTCCAGAAGCCCACGCTGCACCGGTCCATCAGCACCAAGGTGCTGCTGGCAGAGGGGGAGGAAACGCCCTTCATGGAGCACTGCCGCCACTTTGAGGACTCCTACCGG CACCTGCAGGCCGAGACGCAGAGCCTGAAGGACCAGGTGCAGGAGCTGCACCGGGACCTCACCAAGCACCACTCGCTCATCAAGGCCGAGATCATGGGTGACATCCTGCGCAAGGCCCTGCAGGTCGACGCACGGATCGCCGCGCAGTGCGCGTCCGTGGAGGGCATGAGAGCCCTCTTTCAGGAG ATGTGGGAGGAATCCTACCAGCGGGTGGCTAACGAGCAGGAGATTTATGAAG CCCAGCTCCGTGACCTTGTCCAGCTGAAGCAGGAGAACGCCTGCCTGACCGCCATCACCAAGCACATCACACCCTACGTCCGCTCCATCGCCAAGGTGAAGGAGCGGCTGGAGCCCAG GCTTCAGGCACCCGTGGGCGAGGAGTCTGAGCATCTGCAAAACGTGCGTGAGGACGGCACAGGCGACGAGACCCAGGCCAG GGGTGACCCAGTGTGCGCCACGGACGAAAGAGAGCAGACCCCGGAGCTGAGAGGAAGCGGCCGTACCCCGAATAGCCTCCCAGAAGAGCCCACACTGAAAATCAAAGATCCTCACAGGCCCAAACCAAGAAACGGGGGCGACGGCCCCCCGCGGAGGGAGCACCCCACTTAG
- the RNF207 gene encoding RING finger protein 207 isoform X2, whose protein sequence is MSGAIFAPLEGPGALDAASGHPLVCPLCHAQYERPCLLDCFHHFCAGCLRGRAADGRLACPLCQHQTVVKGPSGLPPVDRLLQFLVDSSGDGLEVVHCANCDLECSKQDSETTYFCNTCGQPLCARCREETHRARMFERHDIVALGQHSRDMLQKCTLHTEPYIMFSTDKKSLLCIRCFRDMQGESRAHCVDLESAYVQGCERLQQAVLAVKALQTATREAIVLLQAMVEEVRCSAAEEEAAIHSLFGSIQEVTLSGSGMQEGGPLAQADPGQAAAQASAPGVAGAQGSGRELGGGPQPAAACPSQDRLAERKALLLQAVQSQYEEKDKAFKEQLSHLATLLPTLQVHLVICSSFLSLANKAQFLDLGYELIERLQGIAAQPHRLQPAQSSKIISDHRAEFSRCLEPLLLPPPGAHWAAGAGGSPNTLAGDSGPKGLGVPSCPSPVGKMLGPPVQKPTLHRSISTKVLLAEGEETPFMEHCRHFEDSYRHLQAETQSLKDQVQELHRDLTKHHSLIKAEIMGDILRKALQVDARIAAQCASVEGMRALFQEMWEESYQRVANEQEIYEAQLRDLVQLKQENACLTAITKHITPYVRSIAKVKERLEPRLQAPVGEESEHLQNVREDGTGDETQARSSFRILWLRFPCVHMARSLGPHHGDWRGVPAHGDSK, encoded by the exons ATGTCGGGAGCGATCTTCGCGCCCCTGGAGGGCCCAGGCGCCCTGGACGCTGCGAGCGGCCACCCGCTCGTGTGCCCGCTGTGCCACGCGCAGTACGAGCGCCCCTGCCTGCTAGACTGCTTCCACCACTTCTGCGCCGGCTGCCTGCGCGGCCGCGCCGCCGACGGCCGCCTCGCCTGCCCGCTGTGCCA ACACCAGACGGTGGTGAAGGGCCCCAGTGGGCTCCCTCCGGTGGACCGGCTGCTTCAGTTCCTGGTGGACAGCTCGGGGGACGGCCTGGAGGTGGTGCACTGTGCCAACTGTGACCTGGAGTGCAGCAAGCAG GACTCCGAGACCACATACTTCTGCAACACGTGCGGGCAGCCGCTGTGCGCACGCTGCCGCGAAGAGACACACCGGGCACGCATGTTCGAGCGCCATGACATCGTGGCCCTGGGCCAGCACAGCCGAGACATGCTCCAGAAGTGCA CGCTGCACACCGAGCCCTACATCATGTTCTCCACTGACAAGAAGTCGCTGCTGTGCATCCGCTGCTTCCGGGACATGCAGGG GGAGAGCCGAGCCCACTGCGTGGACCTTGAGTCAGCCTACGTGCAGGGCTGTGAGCGGCTGCAGCAGGCGGTGCTG GCCGTGAAGGCCCTGCAGACAGCCACACGGGAGGCCATTGTGCTGCTGCAGGCAATGGTGGAGGAGGTGCGGTGCAGCGCGGCAGAGGAGGAAGCCGCCATCCACTCCCTGTTCGGCAGCAtacag GAGGTGACACTCTCTGGCAGTGGGATGCAGGAAGGAGGGCCTCTGGCTCAGGCAGACCCTGGACAGGCTGCAGCGCAAGCCAGCGCACCAGGTgtggctggggcccaggggagcGGGAGAGAGCTGGGAGGCGGCCCCCAGCCGGCAGCAGCCTGTCCCTCCCAGGACAGACTGGCTGAGAGGAAAGCGCTGCTGCTGCAGGCTGTGCAGAG ccagtaTGAGGAGAAGGACAAGGCCTTCAAGGAGCAGCTCTCCCACTTGGCCACCCTGCTGCCCACGCTGCAG GTTCACCTGGTCATCTGCTCCTCCTTCCTCAGCCTGGCCAACAAGGCCCAGTTCCTGGACCTGGGCTAC GAGCTGATCGAGAGGCTGCAGGGCATCGCTGCACAGCCGCATCGCCTCCAGCCAGCACAGAGCAGCAag ATCATCAGCGACCACCGCGCCGAGTTCTCCCGCTGCCTGGAaccgctgctgctgccgccgcctgGGGCTCACTGGGCAGCAGGTGCTGGTGGCAGCCCCAACAC GTTAGCAGGGGACTCAGGCCCCAAGGGGCTGGGGGTGCCCAGCTGCCCTTCCCCAGTGGGGAAGATGTTGGGGCCACCAGTCCAGAAGCCCACGCTGCACCGGTCCATCAGCACCAAGGTGCTGCTGGCAGAGGGGGAGGAAACGCCCTTCATGGAGCACTGCCGCCACTTTGAGGACTCCTACCGG CACCTGCAGGCCGAGACGCAGAGCCTGAAGGACCAGGTGCAGGAGCTGCACCGGGACCTCACCAAGCACCACTCGCTCATCAAGGCCGAGATCATGGGTGACATCCTGCGCAAGGCCCTGCAGGTCGACGCACGGATCGCCGCGCAGTGCGCGTCCGTGGAGGGCATGAGAGCCCTCTTTCAGGAG ATGTGGGAGGAATCCTACCAGCGGGTGGCTAACGAGCAGGAGATTTATGAAG CCCAGCTCCGTGACCTTGTCCAGCTGAAGCAGGAGAACGCCTGCCTGACCGCCATCACCAAGCACATCACACCCTACGTCCGCTCCATCGCCAAGGTGAAGGAGCGGCTGGAGCCCAG GCTTCAGGCACCCGTGGGCGAGGAGTCTGAGCATCTGCAAAACGTGCGTGAGGACGGCACAGGCGACGAGACCCAGGCCAG GTCCTCATTTCGGATCCTTTGGCTTCGCTTTCCCTGCGTTCACATGGCCCGAAGTCTTGGTCCTCATCACGGTGACTggagaggagtcccagcccacGGGGACAGTAAATGA